One genomic segment of Dehalococcoidia bacterium includes these proteins:
- a CDS encoding UDP-N-acetylglucosamine--N-acetylmuramyl-(pentapeptide) pyrophosphoryl-undecaprenol N-acetylglucosamine transferase → MRILLTGGGTGGHVYPALSAAEALCARAGAPVELLFAGTVRGDVERLAAAAGIPFAAVRAAPVRGRAPWQLARSAWELTRGTAEAWRLLGRFRPWAVLATGGYAGVPVSVAARLRGVPLVLYLPDVRPGWAVRFLARLARRIAVTSEGSLAYLPRGKTCVTGYPVRAAFFSEDRGAARQRLGFADDLPLLLVTGATQGARAINRAVLAALPALLPRCAVLHQTGADGLAEAQRRAAALPDELRERYRPVAYLDAMPAAMAAADLAVMRAGASALAEPAAAGLPAVLVPGTFAGAHQRANAAFMQARGAAVMLPEAELPRLADTVLGLLNDRARLCAMREAAHRLARPDAAQAIAAIVLEATA, encoded by the coding sequence ATGCGGATTCTGCTCACCGGCGGCGGCACGGGCGGCCACGTCTACCCCGCGCTCAGCGCGGCGGAGGCGCTGTGTGCACGCGCCGGCGCGCCGGTGGAGCTGCTCTTCGCCGGCACCGTGCGCGGCGACGTCGAGCGGCTGGCGGCCGCCGCCGGCATCCCCTTCGCCGCGGTCCGCGCGGCCCCCGTCCGCGGCCGTGCGCCGTGGCAGCTTGCCCGCTCGGCCTGGGAGCTTACGCGGGGCACGGCGGAGGCCTGGCGGCTGCTGGGGCGCTTCCGGCCGTGGGCCGTGCTCGCCACCGGCGGCTACGCCGGTGTGCCCGTCTCGGTCGCGGCGCGGCTGCGCGGCGTGCCGCTGGTGCTCTACCTGCCCGACGTGCGGCCGGGCTGGGCCGTGCGCTTTCTGGCGCGGCTGGCGCGGCGCATCGCCGTCACCTCCGAGGGCAGCCTTGCCTACCTGCCGCGCGGCAAGACCTGCGTCACCGGCTATCCCGTGCGCGCCGCCTTCTTCAGCGAGGATCGCGGCGCGGCACGGCAGCGGCTGGGTTTTGCCGATGACCTGCCGCTGCTGCTGGTCACGGGCGCGACGCAGGGCGCGCGGGCGATCAACCGCGCCGTGCTCGCGGCGCTGCCGGCGCTGCTGCCGCGCTGCGCCGTGCTGCACCAGACCGGCGCGGACGGCCTGGCCGAGGCGCAGCGTCGGGCAGCGGCGCTGCCCGACGAACTGCGCGAACGCTACCGCCCCGTCGCCTACCTGGACGCGATGCCCGCGGCGATGGCCGCCGCCGACCTGGCGGTGATGCGCGCCGGCGCCTCGGCGCTGGCCGAGCCGGCCGCGGCCGGCCTGCCGGCGGTGCTGGTGCCCGGCACCTTTGCGGGCGCCCACCAGCGCGCCAACGCCGCCTTCATGCAGGCGCGCGGCGCCGCCGTCATGCTGCCGGAGGCGGAGCTGCCGCGCCTGGCCGACACCGTGCTCGGCCTGCTGAACGACCGCGCCCGGCTCTGCGCCATGCGGGAAGCCGCGCACAGGCTTGCCCGGCCCGACGCCGCGCAGGCGATCGCCGCGATCGTGCTGGAGGCGACGGCATGA